One segment of Takifugu rubripes chromosome 5, fTakRub1.2, whole genome shotgun sequence DNA contains the following:
- the nags gene encoding N-acetylglutamate synthase, mitochondrial, which translates to MAKLNSGSPGCRAVALAGKYLSSPSLPALTRGSGQRQRRMAAPRRCMMSSDASGDAGKSPLLLHQQDSLGCLSPADRQAPTNRNLIYRDVRAFLSEVGGDPREARYWLTQFQRATATQSPAFAVLEVDSSVFESREMVQRLAFGLSFLQRMDMKPVVIMGWSEHEDLSPGEPIAGSQCTKGLVKRSKQLTEALQQHSAVVLPLFSAESFLLLQETQTGSSAPPSISVDSSLLQWSLGCGTIPLVCPVGRDGRGCSVILDSTEVTAAVSRVLKPYKVVFLNTSGGLRSQEHKVLETVLLPSNLLILSTAAWLSKAQRCRVATIARLLNQLPTESSAVITSADALLTELFSHRGSGTLFKNGDPIHRHSSLAGIDVERLLALINKSFDKTLRRDYIDSLQGRVHSIYLSEGYNAAAIITMEPVNNGTPYLDKFVVSSSKQGQGTSHLLWECIRQDLGKLFWRSRATNRINPWYFKHSDGSFVNGAWTVFWFGLTDIRDSYELVEYARNLPESFQASPLGTPEQPLTAAAKS; encoded by the exons ATGGCGAAACTCAACAGCGGCTCCCCGGGCTGCCGGGCCGTGGCCCTGGCAGGAAAGTACCTGTCCAGCCCGTCTCTCCCGGCGCTGACCCGGGGCTCCGGCCAGCGGCAGCGGAGGATGGCGGCACCTCGACGCTGCATGATGAGCTCCGACGCGTCCGGGGACGCGGGGAAaagcccgctgctgctgcatcagcaggaCTCTCTGGGCTGTCTGTCCCCCGCGGACCGACAGGCGCCGACCAACCGAAATCTGATTTACCGCGACGTCAGGGCTTTCCTGAGCGAGGTCGGCGGGGACCCCCGGGAGGCTCGGTACTGGCTGACCCAGTTCCAGAGAGCCACCGCGACGCAGTCTCCTGCCTTCGCCGTGCTGGAG GTGGACAGCTCAGTCTTTGAAAGCAGGGAAATGGTTCAAAGGCTCGCTTTCGGGCTTTCCTTCCTCCAGCGGATGGACATGAAGCCTGTAGTGATAATGGGCTGGTCCGAGCACGAGGATCTCAGCCCCGGCGAGCCGATAGCAGGCTCTCAGTGCACCAAGGGGCTGGTGAAGCGGAGCAAGCAGCTAACGGAGGCTCTCCAGCAACACTCTGCCGTGGTCCTGCCACTTTTCTCCGCTGagtccttcctcctgctgcaggaaaCCCAAACTGGAAGCAG TGCCCCACCTTCCATCAGTGTGGACAGCAGTCTCCTCCAGTGGAGTCTGGGCTGTGGGACGATCCCATTGGTTTGTCCAGTGGGGAGGGATGGTCGAGGTTGTTCAGTCATCTTGGATTCCACAGAGGttacagcagctgtttcccGAGTCCTGAAACCCTATAAAGTCGTGTTTCTGAACACTTCAGGGGGGCTCCGCAGTCAAGAACACAAG GTTCTGGAGACGGTGTTGTTGCCCAGCAACCTGCTTATTTTGTCCACAGCAGCATGGCTGAGCAAAGCGCAACGCTGCCGCGTGGCCACCATAGCCAGGCTGCTCAATCAGCTGCCGACGGAGTCGTCTGCAGTGATCACGTCTGCAGACGCACTGCTCACGGAGCTCTTCAGTCACAGAG GGTCTGGGACTCTCTTTAAAAATGGGGACCCCATACATCG acACAGTTCTCTGGCTGGGATCGATGTGGAACGCCTTCTGGCTCTCATCAACAAGTCCTTTGATAAAACGTTGAGGCGAGACTACATCGACTCTCTGCAGGGACGCGTGCACTCCATCTACCTGTCTGAAGG CTACAACGCAGCAGCCATCATCACCATGGAGCCGGTGAACAACGGAACCCCGTACCTGGATAAGTTTGTGGTGAGCAGCAGTAAACAGGGCCAGGGCACCAGTCACCTCCTGTGGGAATGCATCAGACAGGACCTGGGCAAACTGTTCTGGAGGTCACGAGCCACCAACAGGATCAATCCCTG GTATTTTAAGCACTCTGATGGCAGCTTTGTGAATGGCGCATGGACCGTCTTCTGGTTTGGCCTGACAGACATTAGAGATTCCTATGAGCTTGTGGAGTATGCCAGGAATCTCCCAGAATCTTTCCAGGCCTCCCCTCTCGGTACCCCTGAGCAGcccctcacagctgctgcaaaaTCCTGA